The window TATTTCCAATTGCACATAAATTACCTTGAAAAAAACAATGGCATTTGTATTTAAAActtataatttcataaatattatttttacttactTAGTTTTGAATCTGCAGGATCATAATTAAGCCATTCTATACACAATGGGAATGATGGCAACAATATGTCATGATGACAATAAAATGAACCTTCAGCTTCGTTATAAACTGAGAAGACAAATAAatcatttgtaaaaatataagtttgttcatcagaaaataaaaattcagataTTTTAGACaaaccaaatatttctaaaatgcTAGCATCTCCATCAACACGTCCTAGTAATACAAGATTGTCATCACTTTTAATAGCATCATCTTCTTTTTCAGAATCATCATCTTCCCCTGTCACTAAGGGATCTTTACCATCTTCTCCAAAAGATGCAATATTCTTAATACTGCAATGTATGTTACTGGCTgcatataaaaatgaatattttaagaaaaaatttgactcttattattaatataacacATCAAATTATTTATCATACATTCTTCATCATATTTGTCAAAGTTATATTCATCAGTTACATCAAGCTCggattctatttcaattttctgttcTTTAGTGTTATCCTGTTCTCCATCTGAATCATTTTCAGCATCTCTAAGAAAACAGAAATgttttaataattgtaaaattatttttctattaactaatcacaaattattataataccTACTGTAATTCAAATTGTGTTTGTTTTATAATCAGTTCCAACTCTTGTGGTGTCAATTGAACCTAAAAGATCCAGAACAAATATTCAATATGTTATATGAAACAATAATAGCTAGGCTTATATTAAGATGAATTAAAAGCAAAAAGTTGACTCAAATCtgaattgaattttgaattttatgttAATAATTAACCTTTTGAGGGGTTGTAGAGGCAACACCTTTTTTTACCCAAACTGTACACGGTATTACATTCATTTTTTATGTTTATATATTTACATTAAgaattataatacaaatatttacaatttcgtATAAtaatgttgaatattaagaTCAATATAGAAATCCACGTGGTGCATTTGCATCTCACATTGCACGTGGAGATGACTCAGATATAAAAGGACAGAACGTGCCTTTGTTACCGAAGGGGTTATGATTTTAACGATCCAGATTACGATGCGTGCGCCTTCTATGTACGCCTACCGCATGACAGTCTGTCAAAAGTAGTATTTtgtaatcttaatatttaagatttattaaatttatatacatttataaattgaaatttggtATCTATAATTAGGGATATTAAAAATGACTGCTGTAAGTTGAGAAATTATGTTACGTTCGCTTTTAAAATGGTATGATTTGAATCTTTTCAGGTTATAACTGATTTAAATGTCCTAAGATAGATACACAATTTTTGTATCAATagatctttattttattaaaaagaaatatataacataataatttaataaaattacgttatttattttttaatttttattatttcaggaATTAAAAAAGTTTCTTTACGGGCTTCTAAGTAGCGTAGAAGGACTTCACAGTATATTGATAACAGATAGGGATGGGGTACCTGTTATTTCTGTTGCTGATGAGAAAGCACCAGAATTAGCCATGAGAGCAAGTTTCTTGTCTACATTTGGAATGGCTACAGACCAAGGAAGTAAATTAGGActtggaaaaaataaaactattatATGCATGTATAGTAGTTATCAGGTAACAAAACAGTACATGTTTGTACAATATGTTATTACATttttgtattacattatgttttTCTCTTAAAACATATATAACTTGTTTCACAGGTCGTTCAAATGAACAAGTTACCTTTAGTTATTAGTTTTATTGCTGGTCATAACTGTAATACAGGTCATATTTTATCTTTGGAAAGTAAAATTGATCCAATCCTAagcaatttaaaaaatgcagTAGTGGAAGCCTGATGGTTACCTGTTGTGCATTACGGGTGATAAATACCAAATGTTTACAGTTAAATTTGGTAAACACTTGTAATGAAcacaaatattacaaataatgcTAGAGACTTTATTACATTATTGTTTGTctaatttacaaaaaatattcaaattacaattttttatatttgtatttcctttcattaccatttttatatattttaaatagctatttgaaaggaagaaagtatctgaaatattttataacagaaTAATGTAAGAAGTGGAGAAAAGATTTTAAAGACTttacaaatttttgtaataaatagaaaacaGTTTCTATTGTACATCATCAAAGAAACATTTCAATACTTTGCAAtatgtaatttatattaaaaattagagTATAAATGTTTAAAGAAAAGTTATTCAAGTTTTACATGTGTAAATAGTATAAATCTGTGTAAAAAAAGGGTGATATTAAAGTATGTGTTATATGTGGTTATATCAGTAAATATTCTTAAACATATAAAAGTATATCATTTCAAATGAACATGTGGTATTAAACTATATAACAAAACTTTATAATTCATACACTAATGGCTTACCCTCTAACCCATTGAGAATGTTTTGTGCTGCAGTAATCGACATATCAGTCCTAGTTTTCACAGTAGCACTGCCCATATGTGGTATGATCACTGCAgtacattatatacatattaatgtacATAAAATTTTGCTAAATATTTCTATGATTAAATAATAAGCAAATACTATGTAAAATTGTAgaatataatttctaataataaaatattaatcaaacTTAGAAATAGTAATTTATTATCACCCGACATGTTTATAATGttaaatgtatttatataataaatgatACTAACCAGCATTAGGAAGTTTCAGAAGTTCATGGTCAGGAGGTAGTGGTTCAGGGTCCGTAACATCTAGTCCGGCCGCAAAAATAGTTTTATTACGAAGTGCTTTAACCAGAGCTTCCATATTTACAACCTTTCCACGTCCAACGTTTACAAATACTGCCGTTTTTTTCATTTGACCGAAAGTATTGTCGTTAAACAATCCCCTTGTTTCATTAGTTAACGGTACAGCAACGATTACAAAGTCACTTTGTTCAAGAAGCTCATCAAGGGATACAAAATGGGCGCCAAGTTCATCCCCTACtcagaatttaaatatttaataaaactcTATTAAATTATTGATGCGTTTCATTTTACCGTACCTGCTTTTTTACGAGAATGACCTGTATAAACAAAACGACCCACATCAAATCCTTTTAATTGTTTGACAATAGCTTGCCCAATATTGCCCAAACCAACGATACCAACAGTTGATCCTTGGAAACCGTGACCGAGCAACCATTGCAGATGACTGTCCACTTGACCT is drawn from Osmia lignaria lignaria isolate PbOS001 chromosome 14, iyOsmLign1, whole genome shotgun sequence and contains these coding sequences:
- the Lamtor3 gene encoding late endosomal/lysosomal adaptor, MAPK and MTOR activator 3 produces the protein MTAELKKFLYGLLSSVEGLHSILITDRDGVPVISVADEKAPELAMRASFLSTFGMATDQGSKLGLGKNKTIICMYSSYQVVQMNKLPLVISFIAGHNCNTGHILSLESKIDPILSNLKNAVVEA
- the LOC117605700 gene encoding glyoxylate reductase/hydroxypyruvate reductase: MKPRVLVTSNDVPSAGIDLLRTKCDVTIIQTYKTKREDVLQALPGHDAVFITSHINVNSEFLDIAGPNLKVVSTISAGYDHLDVPEIKRRGIKVGNTPIVLSAAVAEIAVFLALGAARRTHEGRLKLEQGQVDSHLQWLLGHGFQGSTVGIVGLGNIGQAIVKQLKGFDVGRFVYTGHSRKKAGDELGAHFVSLDELLEQSDFVIVAVPLTNETRGLFNDNTFGQMKKTAVFVNVGRGKVVNMEALVKALRNKTIFAAGLDVTDPEPLPPDHELLKLPNAVIIPHMGSATVKTRTDMSITAAQNILNGLEGKPLVYEL